In Antedon mediterranea chromosome 10, ecAntMedi1.1, whole genome shotgun sequence, one genomic interval encodes:
- the LOC140061259 gene encoding leucine-rich repeats and immunoglobulin-like domains protein sma-10 — MDSTSLICCLLFLWVDLSIGVEVACSNDTNVNAVCECTEITVDCANRGLNEWPVGIPVNTQILYMNNNNLKEIDEDALSKLHKLGTINVNNNLLSKLPSLPKTIGNIHADTNLLTDISTVFNDLPFLRIL; from the exons ATGGACTCTACATCCTTGATATGCTGCCTGTTGTTTTTATGGGTGGATTTATCAATTGGTGTTGAAGTTGCATGTAGTAATGATACTAATGTGAATGCGGTTTGTGAATGTACAGAAATAACCGTGGACTGTGCAAACCGTGGACTCAATGAATGGCCGGTTGGAATTCCAGTAAACACACAAATTCT ttacaTGAACAATAATAACCTGAAGGAAATCGACGAAGATGCTTTGTCAAAGCTACATAAACTTGGCACCAT AAATGTTAATAACAATTTACTTAGTAAATTACCAAGCTTGCCGAAGACAATTGGTAATAT ACATGCAGACACAAATTTGCTGACAGACATATCAACAGTTTTTAATGATCTTCCATTTCTTCGTATTTTGTAA